In the genome of Acidobacteriota bacterium, the window AAGCCAGCCGCCTTCAGTCCGCACCCGACGCCGACGCTCTCGATCTTCTTTGGGCGACAGGAGAACTGCGTTCGGTCGCGCTCCTGACCCTGGCTTTGAGGGCGCGTCGCCAGGATGTATGCGGACTCAACGTGCACCAATGCGGCTTGCAGGTGGAGTGCGCGGCCGATCCCGGACGCCCGGCCGGAGGTCCCCAGCAAGCCCCATCGCCCCAGGTGACCCTGCGCCGCCTCTCCCTGCTGCGCTGGCTGCGGCGGCACCCGCTGGTCATCGTCCCAGGCTTTCTGGCGGTCGCTCCCGGACAGGGGCTGCGGACTCTAGGACGCGGCGGCTCAGACTGGAGCGCCTTGCTTCTGGCGGCCGCCTTGAAAGCCGACGCCTGCGAACTGGTCAAGGATGTGCCCGGCTATTTCGACCGCGATCCCAAGCGCTTCCCCGAGGCCCTTCCATTAGCCCGGCTGACCTTCGACAAGGCTCTGCAGATGGCCGACGAGGGATGCGATCTGGTTCAGCGGCAAGCGCTGGAAAGCGCCCGTCGCTTCGGGCTCGATCTGCTGGTGCGCAGCCTCCACCACGAGGCCGCCTCAACTCTGATCAGAAACTGACCGGATAAATCCCTTACCTGGATCGAAGAAAGGATATTTTTCTCATGCATTTCGCCACTAAGACCATCCACGCCCATCAACCCTCCGACCCCTCGACGGGAGCGCTGGCGGCACCCATATTCCAGACCTCCACCTATGAGCAGCGGGCTCCGGCGGTCAACAAGGGATTCGACTACACCCGAACCAACAACCCCACCCGTCAAAGGCTGGAGCAAGTCCTGGCCGAGCTGGAAGGAAGCGAACATTGCGCCCTCTTCAGCTCCGGCCTCTGTGCCGAGAACGCCGTCTTTCAAGGAACACTGAGGCCGGGCGACAAAATCGTCGTGCCGCCGGACGTTTACGGTGGAACCCATCGGCTCTTGCATCAGGTTTATGAGCCCTTTCAGATCGACACCCGGACCGCCGACTATAGCGACCTTGCGTCCCTTGAGGAGGCCTTGCTGGAAGGTGTCCGGCTGGTGTGGGTGGAAACTCCCACCAATCCCCGCCTGCTCATCTACGACATCCAGGCCATCGCCTCGCTGGCCCACCGCCACGGGGCCCTGGTGGGTGTCGACAACACCTTTGCCACGCCCCTCTTTCAGCGCCCTTTCGAGCTGGGAGCCGACATCGTGGTTCATAGCGTCACCAAGTACCTCTCGGGGCATTCCGACTTGATTCAGGGAGCGGTCTTGGCCAAGGACGCCGAAGTTTTCGAACCCATACGTTTTCTCCAGAACGCAACCGGGGGCACGCCCTCTCCTTTTGACTGCTGGCTCACCTTGCGCGGGCTCAAGACCCTGGAATTACGTGTCCAGCGGCACGCTGAGACCGCCCAGGCCATCGCTGAGTCGCTGAGGGATCATCCCGCCGTCGAACGGGTTTATTTTCCGGGCCTCCCCGATCATCCCGGACACGAGATCGCCCGCCGTCAGATGAGCGGATTCGGCGGCATGGTCAGCCTGGAATTGCGCGCCGGTCCCGAGCGGGTCGTCGATTTCGTCTCCAACCGCCGATTCTTCGCGCTGGGGGAAAGCCTGGGCGGCGTCAAGGCTTTAATCTGCCATCCAGCGACCATGACTCACGCCTCCATTCCAGCTCAAGACCGGGCCGCCCTGGGTCTCAAAGACAACTTGGTGCGCCTCAGTCCGGGCTGCGAGAACAGTCAAGACCTGGTTGAGGACCTGCTGGCGGGATTGGCCGACCTGGAATCGTCCGACGGTCAACCCGACAGGCTGAAGACGGCAGCCTTGTAAAGACCGGGCGAACGCCCCGCGCCCGTGCTACTCTTGGTCTATGTGGGTCAGGATAGTGCTGGGCGCGGGGGCCTTGATCAATATTCTCCTGGGCGCCACGGCCTTGGTGGCGCCCCGCAGCGTGGCCGAGTTGGCCCACCTGCAGGCTCTCAACCAGGCCGGAGTGGGCGAAATCAGGGCTTTTTACGGAGCCTTTGTGCTGGCCATAGGAGCCGTCATCCTGCATGCATTGCGCCGTCCCCAGCCGGGACGCGAGTGGCTGCGCTGCCTGGGGATCCTCTTCTTAGGCCTCTGCTGCGGACGCCTCGTCAGCGCCCTGTTGGACGGGCTTGAAACCTATACCTTGGCGGTGCTCACGGTGGAACTCCTCTTCGCCGGATTGCTGCTCTACGGCGCCGAAGCCCTGCGTCCCTCCGACGCGCCCCCAACCCAGCCCTGAGGCGTTGAGGCCTCCCTCGACGACGCGGTTGGCGGTGTCACTCTTCTTCCTTCTCGACCGGCTCCAGAGCATCGTCGTCCTGGGCCAGGATTTCTTCCAGTTCCTTGAGGGTGGGCAGTTCGGAGAGGTCGTTGAGCCCGAAGTGGATCAGGAATTCCCGGGTGGTGGCGTAAAGCATGGGACGCCCGGCGGTTTTCTTGCGTCCCCGCGTCTCGATGAGCTTCTTTTCCAGCAAGGTCTTGATGGTGGAACTGCCCTTGACGCCGCGGATGTCGCAGATCTCGGGAATGGTGATGGGCTGTTTGTAAGCGATCACGGCCAGGGTTTCCAGGGCCGCCATGGTCAGCTTGGAGGAGGGCTTGTTCTTGAGGTAGACGCGGATCGTTTCGTGGTGTTCGGGCAGGGTGGTGATGCGGAAGCCTCCGGCCACCCGGCGCAACTCCACCGCATTCTGCATGGAGTTGAACTCTTCACGCACCTCCTCCACCGCTTCCCGGATTTCGGAGGACTCAATCTCGGGAAAGACCTCCTGCAGTTCGGCGATGGTGACGGGAGCGCGGGAGGCGAAGAGGATCGAGAGAATCTGGTTGTGAATCTCTAACATGCCTTGATCCGGATGTCCTCGAAGACGCCCTTCTGGTAGAGGCGGACTTCTTCCATGCGCACCAGCTCGAGCAGGGCGAAGAAGGTCAGCACGATGTGGAACTTGCTGATTTGGGACTGGAAGAACATGGAGAAAAAGATCTCACGCTTGAGGGAGAGCAGGCGCCGAAGTTCCGTCATCTTCTCCTCGATGGTGGCCGGTTCATGCTCGACCTCGATGACCACCTGTTCCTTGTAGCGTTCCACGATCTGGTGGAAGGCCTTGACCAGGTCGAAGACGTTGACGTCGACGATCTCTTTCTCGTCTTCGGCGAACTCTTCCCAGCCCCGCCCATGGACGCCCAGCTCCACCGTCTCCCGCTCGTAAAGCAGGTCGGCTGCGTTTTTGAACTTCTCGTATTCCAGCAACTGGTCGACCAGTTCCGCCCGCGGATCGATGAATTCTTCGTCCTCGGCCTGGGAGGGGTCGGGCGGCAGCAGCATGCGCGACTTGATGAGGATGAGCTGGGCGGCCATTACCAGGAATTCTCCGGCAATATTGATGTTGAGGTCTTTCATGACATCCAGAAAAGCCAGGTACTGATCGGTCACCTGGGCGATGGGGATGTCGTAAATGTCCAATTCCTGGGTGCGGATCAGATGCAGGAGCAGATCCAGCGGCCCCTCGAAGATTTCCAGGCGGATGTTGAGCGCCTGCACCTCGGGCCGCCCCGGTGGCACCGGTCTGGGAAAACTGCCGTCCTCCCCCGGATTCAGATCGCTTTGCCGCCTGGAGACACCCTCCGCCGGCCCTCCTGCCTCAGGCTCCTCCTGCAGGGGCAATCCTTGTTGGTCTTGCATCGTTTCCACAGCCTTCAACTATACTCCTCCGCTCTGACCTGCGCCGCGCTCATGCGGGCCGCTCCCTTGCCGGGAGTCGAGGCTATATAATGCGGTTCGTGAGCGGAATTATCTTCAACGCTGCCTTCGCATTCTATGCCGTGGGGCTTTTTCACAGCGTCGTGGCTTACTTTTCCAAGCGCGACCTGTCTTTTCGCATCGCCATCTACGCCGAACTGGTAGCTTTCGTTCTGCACACCGCCTTTCTGGTGGCGATCGGCATCGAGTTGGGCCATTTTCCGCTCACCAATCTGCGTGAAGTGCTGATTTTCTTCGCCTGGACGGTCACGCTCTGCTTCCTGCTCTCGTTCTGGCGCTACCGCTCCCAGATGATCGGGACCTTTTCCCTGCCCCTGGTCACCACGCTGATGCTGGGCACGGCTTGGATCAAGGCCGCCAATCCGGCACCCGAGATGCTGCGGAGTTCCTGGGTCTACCTGCACATTACCTGCCTGATCCTGGCTTACGGGCTGTTTTTCCTGACCTTCATCGCCAGCATCCTCTACCTGGCCCAGCAACGGCGCTTGAAGAGCAAGCGCTTCAATGTTTTTTATGACCGACTTCCCCCCCTTCTGTCGATGGACCGAACCTTCCAACGCTCGCTCATCGCCGGTTTCTGCTTCATGACTTTAGGGCTGTTGGCGGGCGTCATCTGGGCCGAGGAGCAATGGGCCGAGGGATGGTATACCGATCCCAAGGTCATCTCGGCCTTCGTCACCTG includes:
- the scpB gene encoding SMC-Scp complex subunit ScpB encodes the protein MLEIHNQILSILFASRAPVTIAELQEVFPEIESSEIREAVEEVREEFNSMQNAVELRRVAGGFRITTLPEHHETIRVYLKNKPSSKLTMAALETLAVIAYKQPITIPEICDIRGVKGSSTIKTLLEKKLIETRGRKKTAGRPMLYATTREFLIHFGLNDLSELPTLKELEEILAQDDDALEPVEKEEE
- a CDS encoding DUF4345 domain-containing protein; its protein translation is MWVRIVLGAGALINILLGATALVAPRSVAELAHLQALNQAGVGEIRAFYGAFVLAIGAVILHALRRPQPGREWLRCLGILFLGLCCGRLVSALLDGLETYTLAVLTVELLFAGLLLYGAEALRPSDAPPTQP
- a CDS encoding segregation/condensation protein A, yielding MQDQQGLPLQEEPEAGGPAEGVSRRQSDLNPGEDGSFPRPVPPGRPEVQALNIRLEIFEGPLDLLLHLIRTQELDIYDIPIAQVTDQYLAFLDVMKDLNINIAGEFLVMAAQLILIKSRMLLPPDPSQAEDEEFIDPRAELVDQLLEYEKFKNAADLLYERETVELGVHGRGWEEFAEDEKEIVDVNVFDLVKAFHQIVERYKEQVVIEVEHEPATIEEKMTELRRLLSLKREIFFSMFFQSQISKFHIVLTFFALLELVRMEEVRLYQKGVFEDIRIKAC
- a CDS encoding PLP-dependent aspartate aminotransferase family protein → MHFATKTIHAHQPSDPSTGALAAPIFQTSTYEQRAPAVNKGFDYTRTNNPTRQRLEQVLAELEGSEHCALFSSGLCAENAVFQGTLRPGDKIVVPPDVYGGTHRLLHQVYEPFQIDTRTADYSDLASLEEALLEGVRLVWVETPTNPRLLIYDIQAIASLAHRHGALVGVDNTFATPLFQRPFELGADIVVHSVTKYLSGHSDLIQGAVLAKDAEVFEPIRFLQNATGGTPSPFDCWLTLRGLKTLELRVQRHAETAQAIAESLRDHPAVERVYFPGLPDHPGHEIARRQMSGFGGMVSLELRAGPERVVDFVSNRRFFALGESLGGVKALICHPATMTHASIPAQDRAALGLKDNLVRLSPGCENSQDLVEDLLAGLADLESSDGQPDRLKTAAL
- the ccsA gene encoding cytochrome c biogenesis protein CcsA, with translation MSGIIFNAAFAFYAVGLFHSVVAYFSKRDLSFRIAIYAELVAFVLHTAFLVAIGIELGHFPLTNLREVLIFFAWTVTLCFLLSFWRYRSQMIGTFSLPLVTTLMLGTAWIKAANPAPEMLRSSWVYLHITCLILAYGLFFLTFIASILYLAQQRRLKSKRFNVFYDRLPPLLSMDRTFQRSLIAGFCFMTLGLLAGVIWAEEQWAEGWYTDPKVISAFVTWLIYLGLIYLRLSAGWRGKKAAMGSLVGFLSVLFTFFGARLFFEGWHTFY